From one Esox lucius isolate fEsoLuc1 chromosome 11, fEsoLuc1.pri, whole genome shotgun sequence genomic stretch:
- the LOC105025768 gene encoding inward rectifier potassium channel 4 codes for MGTARANRYSTVSPDEEDLNVSTRGLHNGYSFPNTRLHSPSGTSGGDRLPGAKGHGMNNYNGTISTKGPSQLRSRFVQKNGHCNVSFSNMEEKSQRYLADIFTTCVDIRWRYLLLIFCSTFLFSWLFFGIIFYAASRAHGDFDEHPGVSSPSGLERKGPGVGEGLQKQWQPCLLHVEGFVGAFLFSIETQTTIGYGWRCVTEECPVAVVTVVLQSIVGCIIDSFMLGMIMVKIARPKKRNQTLLFSKNALISLRDGKLCLMWRVGNLRKSHIVEAHVRAQLIRPYVTAEGEFLPLEQRDLNVGYDEGTDRLFLVSPLVIVHEIDEDSPLYTLSRADLESDDFEIVVILEGMVEATAMTTQARSSYLAKEILWGHRFEPVIFEDRTRYQVDYARFHNTYEVPSTPICSAKQLSEIASRTDSSASPHSVFQTSPRTNQHLISPHSPSIFCYENEVALSCGEEENEQEGQRGNDREEERRNSVSVDFKNTMTAGSNVLCVLDMDNQIDFDILQTTITFDPLTYKSESGI; via the exons ATGGGAACAGCACGGGCCAACAG ATACAGCACCGTATCACCGGATGAGGAGGACCTGAACGTCTCCACCCGCGGGCTCCACAATGGCTATAGCTTTCCAAACACCCGACTGCATTCTCCTAGTGGTACCTCCGGAGGAGACAGGCTACCAGGGGCCAAAGGTCATGGCATGAACAATTACAATGGAACGATCTCCACAAAAGGACCGAGCCAACTGAGAAGTCGCTTTGTCCAGAAAAATGGGCATTGCAATGTGTCATTCTCCAACATGGAGGAGAAATCCCAGCGTTACCTGGCTGACATCTTTACCACCTGTGTGGACATTCGCTGGAGATACTTACTCCTCATCTTCTGCTCCACCTTTCTTTTCTCCTGGCTGTTTTTTGGCATCATTTTCTACGCCGCGTCCAGAGCCCACGGGGATTTTGATGAGCACCCAGGCGTGAGTTCCCCCTCGGGGTTGGAAAGGAAGGGCCCTGGGGTTGGCGAAGGGTTGCAGAAACAGTGGCAGCCGTGCCTCCTTCACGTCGAGGGCTTCGTGGGTGCCTTCCTCTTCTCCATTGAGACCCAGACAACCATCGGTTATGGGTGGCGCTGTGTCACCGAGGAGTGCCCAGTGGCGGTGGTCACCGTGGTGCTCCAGTCCATAGTAGGCTGCATCATTGACTCCTTCATGCTTGGGATGATTATGGTGAAAATCGCACGCCCTAAGAAGAGGAACCAGACCTTGCTGTTCTCCAAAAATGCTCTGATTTCCCTGCGCGACGGCAAGCTCTGCCTGATGTGGCGGGTGGGTAACCTGCGCAAGAGCCACATCGTGGAGGCCCACGTGCGGGCACAGCTCATTCGACCCTACGTCACGGCGGAGGGAGAGTTCCTCCCCCTGGAGCAGAGGGATCTTAACGTGGGCTACGATGAGGGCACCGACAGACTCTTCCTGGTCTCCCCGCTGGTCATTGTCCACGAGATCGACGAGGACAGCCCTCTGTACACTTTGAGCCGGGCCGACCTGGAGTCCGACGACTTTGAGATCGTGGTGATCTTGGAGGGCATGGTGGAGGCCACAGCCATGACCACCCAGGCCCGCAGCTCCTACTTGGCCAAGGAGATCCTCTGGGGGCACAGGTTTGAGCCGGTGATCTTTGAGGACCGGACCAGGTATCAGGTGGACTACGCTCGCTTCCACAACACCTACGAGGTACCCTCCACGCCAATCTGCAGTGCCAAGCAGCTCAGCGAGATCGCCAGTCGGACGGATTCGTCCGCCTCCCCTCACTCGGTATTCCAAACCAGCCCCAGAACCAACCAGCATCTCATATCCCCGCACTCCCCCAGTATCTTCTGTTATGAAAATGAGGTAGCGCTGAgctgtggagaggaggagaacgagCAGGAGGGACAAAGAGGAAATGAcagggaggaggaaaggaggaattCCGTTTCGGTAGACTTTAAGAACACAATGACAGCCGGGAGCaatgtgctgtgtgttttggacaTGGACAATCAGATTGACTTTGACATTCTGCAGACGACCATTACTTTCGATCCTCTGACATACAAGAGTGAGTCAGGAATCTGA